The following coding sequences lie in one Arachis hypogaea cultivar Tifrunner chromosome 9, arahy.Tifrunner.gnm2.J5K5, whole genome shotgun sequence genomic window:
- the LOC112709762 gene encoding F-box/LRR-repeat protein 14 yields the protein MSMSSSSSSSDSESEYSNLQHIPDECWESVFKYLSDPLDHESLSLVSSHFLSLTNRLRTSLTVSDHVLPFLPALLCRFPNLTSINLTHHTGDLNELLSQIASSHLPSLRSLDLSHQPALPSIALRHFSRKFPALKSLNCSFMDSLTDKDLNLIAECFPNLEEIDISYPRIADAESRVKALASGFKKLRKVNLSGLPLRKLSLPGCFQYGYGGISSLLRNCNNLQHLDLQCTEFLDDRCVIELSMLLGNLNFVNLSENSNLSDSSLFAIIRNCPLITEIRMERAGVGKQKVEKDCLVVNSHLKFLYLTRNSYLDDESVEMIASVCPNLETMDLSYCERVSEGAVEVLRKCCKIRHMNLARLGSELFRIDFEIPTLCSLNLSWLRIGDEELSLISKRCHRLKELKLDFCQKITANGVNQVVENCKQLRVISLFSCEKVAADVVAWMVFTRRSLRKIIAPPRFHLTEGQRDLFLRHGCIVSSDLTNVTDSSARNYEPELLEAFLFP from the exons ATGTCAATGTCCTCGTCATCTTCATCATCAGATTCTGAATCTGAATATTCAAACCTACAACACATACCAGATGAATGCTGGGAATCAGTTTTCAAATACCTCAGCGACCCTCTCGATCACGAATCACTCTCCCTCGTCTCAAGCCACTTCCTTTCCCTCACCAACCGCCTCCGCACCTCCCTCACCGTCTCCGACcatgtcctccccttcctccccGCCCTTCTCTGCCGTTTTCCCAACCTCACCTCCATCAACCTCACGCACCACACCGGTGACCTGAACGAGCTCCTCTCCCAAATCGCTTCCTCTCACTTACCCTCCCTCCGTTCCCTTGATCTCTCTCATCAACCCGCTTTACCTTCAATTGCGTTGAGACATTTCTCTCGAAAGTTTCCAGCTTTGAAGTCACTCAACTGTTCCTTCATGGATTCACTTACCGACAAAGATTTGAACTTAATTGCTGAGTGCTTCCCGAACCTCGAAGAAATCGATATTAGTTACCCACGGATCGCAGATGCGGAATCTCGTGTAAAGGCCTTGGCTTCAGGGTTTAAGAAGCTCCGAAAGGTGAATCTTTCAG GCTTGCCATTGAGGAAACTCTCACTGCCGGGTTGTTTCCAATATGGATATGGTGGGATTTCTTCCTTGTTAAGAAATTGTAACAATTTGCAGCATTTGGATCTTCAATGCACAGAGTTTCTTGATGATAGGTGTGTCATTGAGCTGTCTATGCTTCTTGGTAATCTGAACTTTGTGAACCTTAGTGAGAATTCGAATCTTTCTGATTCGAGCTTGTTCGCCATCATCCGGAACTGCCCTTTGATAACTGAGATCAGGATGGAGAGAGCTGGTGTTGGGAAGCAGAAGGTGGAGAAGGATTGTTTGGTTGTGAATTCTCATTTGAAGTTTCTCTATTTGACTCGCAATTCGTATTTGGATGATGAAAGTGTCGAGATGATTGCTTCGGTTTGTCCCAACTTGGAGACAATGGATTTGAGCTATTGTGAGAGGGTTTCGGAAGGTGCTGTTGAAGTTTTGAGGAAGTGTTGTAAGATTAGGCATATGAACTTAGCTCGATTAGGATCGGAGCTGTTTCGGATTGACTTTGAAATTCCTACACTGTGTTCGTTGAATTTGTCATGGTTGCGCATTGGTGATGAAGAACTCTCTCTTATCTCAAAGAGATGTCATAGGTTGAAAGaactaaaactggatttttgtCAAAAGATCACAGCCAATGGGGTAAATCAGGTAGTGGAAAATTGCAAGCAGCTAAGGgtgataagcttgttttcttgtgaGAAAGTGGCTGCTGATGTTGTTGCTTGGATGGTGTTCACAAGGCGATCGTTGAGAAAAATAATTGCTCCGCCTCGATTTCATCTTACTGAGGGCCAGAGGGATCTCTTCCTGCGGCATGGATGCATTGTTTCCAGTGATCTAACCAATGTAACTGATTCATCTGCAAGGAACTATGAACCTGAGTTGTTGGAGGCATTTTTGTTTCCTTGA
- the LOC112712741 gene encoding transport inhibitor response 1-like protein Os04g0395600, whose product MFPSSRICRHQELHLPDECWELVFKHLSDPLDHESLSLVSRHFLSLTNGIHTDLAVSDRVLPLIPVLLRRFPNLTTIKITRYFTGDINALLSQIASFNLPSLHSLDLSHQPTFPSHGLRQFSEKFSALKSLNCSHTRHDLDLVAECFPNLEEIDVSFRKYKIDIVSDWEKALTSGLKKLRKVTISGNFTHGDSYLLALCHTCVFLEELVVIQTGPVSMIGIANAIRKRPELRSLLVNCLTYGFFSEDLRKGNMTLEFIDALVSLKGLNCLDLSYSSISDEALCVLAEEGLPLRKLSLRCCKGYGYGGISYLLRKCNNLQYLDLQMTQFLNDQCVVELSLLLGNLKFVKLSDNAKLTDLSLFAIMRNCPLITDIRMESTGIGKQKLQEDCLVVNFHVKFLYLASNTWLDDQTVTMLAAVCPNLEMIDLSKCGRVSKGAIEVLWSCRKIRRMDLALLGHELFQFRFRVCFDVPTLFVLNLSQLSISNEELYLISKSCCKLKELDLESCHKITTRGVKQMVKNCKQLRTISLAACEKVSANVVAWMVSARPSLRKIRPPPRFSATESQRDLFRRHGCFVGKWSN is encoded by the coding sequence ATGTTTCCATCATCAAGAATTTGCAGACACCAAGAGCTACATTTACCAGATGAGTGTTGGGAATTAGTTTTCAAACACCTTAGCGACCCTCTCGATCACGAATCACTCTCCCTCGTCTCGCGCCACTTCCTTTCCCTCACCAACGGCATCCACACCGACCTCGCCGTATCCGACCGTGTCCTCCCACTCATTCCCGTCCTCCTCCGCCGTTTTCCCAACCTCACGACCATCAAAATCACGCGCTACTTCACCGGTGACATCAACGCGCTCCTCTCCCAAATCGCTTCCTTCAACCTCCCCTCACTCCATTCTCTCGACCTGTCTCACCAACCCACCTTCCCCTCACATGGGTTGCGACAATTCTCCGAAAAGTTTTCAGCTTTGAAGTCACTCAACTGTTCCCACACCCGTCATGATTTGGATTTAGTTGCCGAGTGCTTCCCAAACCTCGAAGAAATCGATGTGAGTTTCCGTAAATATAAAATTGATATCGTTTCGGATTGGGAAAAGGCATTGACTTCAGGGCTTAAGAAGCTTAGAAAGGTGACTATTTCGGGTAACTTCACCCATGGAGACTCTTACCTTCTTGCCTTGTGTCACACTTGTGTGTTTCTAGAAGAGTTAGTTGTTATTCAAACTGGCCCTGTTTCTATGATAGGCATTGCCAATGCGATTCGCAAGAGACCCGAATTGAGGTCTTTGTTAGTTAACTGTTTGACTTATGGGTTTTTTAGTGAGGACCTTAGAAAGGGGAATATGACTTTGGAGTTCATTGATGCATTGGTGAGTTTGAAGGGATTGAATTGTCTTGATTTGTCTTATTCAAGTATATCTGATGAGGCCTTGTGTGTTCTTGCGGAAGAAGGCCTTCCGTTGAGGAAACTCTCTCTAAGATGTTGCAAGGGATATGGATACGGTGGGATCTCTTACTTGTTGAGAAAGTGTAACAATTTACAGTATTTGGATCTTCAAATGACGCAGTTTCTGAATGATCAGTGTGTGGTTGAGTTGTCTTTGCTTCTTGGTAACTTGAAGTTTGTGAAACTTAGTGATAATGCAAAGCTTACTGATTTAAGCTTGTTTGCCATTATGCGAAACTGTCCTTTGATAACCGATATCAGGATGGAGAGTACAGGCATTGGAAAGCAGAAGCTGCAGGAAGATTGTTTGGTTGTGAATTTTCATGTAAAGTTTCTCTATTTGGCTAGCAATACCTGGTTGGATGATCAAACTGTCACCATGCTTGCTGCGGTTTGCCCCAACTTGGAGATGATAGATTTGAGCAAATGCGGAAGGGTTTCAAAAGGTGCTATTGAGGTTTTGTGGAGCTGTCGTAAGATTCGGCGCATGGACTTAGCTCTATTAGGACATGAGCTGTTTCAATTTCGGTTTCGAGTTTGCTTCGATGTTCCTACATTGTTTGTGTTGAATTTGTCCCAATTGAGTATTAGCAACGAGGAACTCTACCTTATTTCAAAGAGTTGTTGCAAGTTAAAAGAACTTGATTTAGAAAGTTGTCACAAAATCACGACCAGGGGAGTAAAGCAGATGGTGAAAAATTGCAAGCAACTAAGAACGATAAGTTTAGCAGCTTGTGAAAAAGTATCTGCTAATGTCGTTGCTTGGATGGTATCTGCAAGGCCATCGTTGAGAAAAATAAGACCTCCGCCTCGATTCTCTGCTACCGAGAGCCAGAGGGATCTCTTCCGGCGTCATGGATGCTTTGTTGGCAAGTGGTCTAATTAA